Proteins from one Gimesia maris genomic window:
- a CDS encoding phosphatase PAP2 family protein has protein sequence MHQRILEFFRRTLIWLKGREPLLLLVCLGFAVSTWAFIEIADEVLEQETQAFDKWVIRSLRKADDPATPIGPVWVQEMGRDLTAFGGVAALVLFTVIVAGYLWIEKKPRVIALLLAAALGGLLLSSLLKHFISRPRPDVVPHLSHVYTSSFPSGHSMLSAVIYLTLGALLASVIPRTILKVYVISVAILLTILVGLSRIYLGVHYPTDVIAGWIAGLSWALFCWSIARWLQSRNQIEDDEEEPETNSK, from the coding sequence ATGCATCAGCGAATTCTGGAATTCTTTCGTCGAACTCTTATCTGGTTGAAAGGTCGAGAACCGCTGCTGCTGCTGGTCTGTCTGGGGTTTGCTGTTTCCACCTGGGCCTTTATCGAAATTGCCGATGAAGTACTTGAACAGGAAACGCAGGCGTTTGACAAGTGGGTCATTCGATCATTACGCAAAGCGGATGATCCGGCGACTCCGATCGGGCCGGTCTGGGTACAGGAAATGGGCCGCGACCTGACCGCGTTTGGCGGGGTGGCTGCCCTGGTGTTGTTTACGGTGATCGTGGCGGGCTATTTGTGGATCGAAAAAAAGCCGCGCGTGATTGCACTGCTGCTGGCAGCCGCCCTGGGAGGGTTGCTGCTCAGTTCCCTGCTCAAGCATTTTATCAGCCGACCGCGGCCCGATGTGGTGCCGCATCTCTCACACGTCTACACCAGCAGCTTCCCCAGCGGCCACTCCATGCTGTCGGCAGTAATTTATCTCACTCTCGGTGCACTGCTGGCATCAGTCATCCCGCGGACCATTTTGAAAGTTTATGTGATCAGCGTCGCAATCCTGCTGACGATTCTTGTGGGTTTGAGTCGAATTTATCTGGGAGTACATTACCCGACCGACGTTATCGCTGGCTGGATCGCGGGCCTCAGTTGGGCCCTGTTCTGCTGGAGCATCGCCCGCTGGCTGCAAAGCCGGAATCAGATTGAAGACGATGAGGAAGAACCTGAAACTAATTCGAAGTGA